A genomic stretch from Arachis stenosperma cultivar V10309 chromosome 3, arast.V10309.gnm1.PFL2, whole genome shotgun sequence includes:
- the LOC130966618 gene encoding uncharacterized protein LOC130966618 gives MIALGFEGSANKIGVGVVTLDGTILSNPRHTYITPPGQGFLPRETAQHHLHHVLPLVRSALETANVTPDDINCICYTKGPGMGAPLQVSAVVVRVLSQLWKKPIVAVNHCVAHIEMGRVVTGAVDPVVLYVSGGNTQVIAYSEGRYRIFGETIDIAVGNCLDRFARVLMLSNDPNPGYNIEQLAKKGEKFIDIPYVVKGMDVSFSGILSYIEATAVEKLKNNECTPADLCYSLQETLFAMLVEITERAMAHCDSKDVLIVGGVGCNERLQEMMRTMCSERGGRLFATDDRYCIDNGAMIAYTGLLEFAYGASTPLEDSTFTQRFRTDEVKAIWREANSTKLNGLAEKSI, from the exons ATGATAGCGTTGGGATTCGAGGGTTCAGCCAACAAAATCGGAGTCGGTGTTGTCACACTTGACGGCACCATCCTCTCCAACCCACGCCACACATACATAACCCCTCCTGGTCAAGGCTTTCTCCCAAGAGAAACCGCTCAGCACCACCTTCACCACGTTCTTCCACTTGTCAGATCCGCTTTGGAAACCGCCAACGTCACTCCCGATGACATCAACTGCATCTGCTACACCAAGGGCCCTGGAATGGGTGCTCCCCTTCAGGTCTCTGCTGTTGTCGTTCGCGTCCTCTCTCAGCTTTGGAAGAAGCCCATTGTTGCTGTCAACCACTGTGTCGCTCATATTGAGATGGGTAGGGTTGTCACCGGTGCCGTTGACCCTGTTGTGCTTTATGTTAGTGGCGGTAACACTCAGGTCATTGCATACAGTGAGGGTCGTTACAGAATCTTTGGTGAGACCATTGATATTGCTGTTGGTAACTGCTTGGATCGCTTCGCTAGGGTTTTGATGCTTTCCAATGATCCCAATCCTGGTTACAACATTGAGCAG CTTGCTAAGAAAGGAGAGAAATTTATAGACATTCCTTATGTTGTCAAAGGGATGGATGTATCTTTTAGTGGAATACTTAGTTACATCGAAGCGACTGCAGTTGAAAAGCTGAAGAATAACGAGTGCACACCTGCAGACTTGTGCTACTCTCTGCAG GAGACTCTGTTTGCTATGCTTGTGGAGATAACAGAGCGGGCTATGGCTCATTGTGACTCGAAAGATGTCCTTATAGTTGGTGGTGTGGGCTGCAACGAGCGTTTGCAGGAGATGATGAGAACAATGTGCTCTGAACGGGGTGGGAGGCTGTTTGCCACCGATGACAGATATTGCATCGACAATGGTGCAATGATAGCTTATACTGGTCTCCTTGAATTTGCTTATGGTGCGTCGACACCACTAGAGGACTCTACGTTCACCCAACGGTTCCGAACAGATGAAGTGAAAGCAATCTGGCGAGAAGCAAACTCTACCAAATTGAATGGTCTTGCAGAGAAAAGCATTTGA
- the LOC130965852 gene encoding BTB/POZ domain-containing protein POB1-like: MVFNHSRSTSSCSDVDFSFAFNDSKFSDRILRIEIVENLVDDEHCLDSDGDDYWNRQYRRQCDDIHHHNYHDFYDERILITNQADIDNCVLYENQEKETTSTNEERLSGDESSHNHDWSSDCSIDVRVRTLYISSPILAAKSPFFYKLFSNGMKESEQTHVTIRINASEEAAVVDLLNFMYTNMLSASSATALLDVLMAADKFEVASCMRYCSQLLRNMPMTSESALLYLELPFTLLMADAVQPLTHAARQYLASIYKDILKFQEEVMSLPLVGIEAILSSDDLQITSEDALYDIVLKWARSQYPDPEERKHVLSTRLARLIRFPYMSCRKLKKVLCCNEMEREIATKLVFEALFFKAEAPHQQRILVESASASKGSNMLAERAYKYRPLRVLEFEAPRQQCMVYLDLKREECANLFPSGRVYSQAFHLGGQGFFLSAHCNMDQESSFHCFGLFLGMQEKGSISSVDYEFAVRCRPTDEFVSKYKGNYTFTGGKAVGYRNLFAIPWTSFMADDCLYFINDVLHLRAELTIRQNHSLHST, encoded by the exons ATGGTGTTCAATCACTCTCGTTCTACTTCTTCGTGTAGCGACGTTGATTTTAGTTTTGCTTTTAATGATAGTAAATTCTCCGATAGAATTCTACGTATTGAGATCGTGGAAAACCTAGTTGATGATGAGCATTGTCTTGATTCCGATGGTGATGATTATTGGAACCGCCAATACAGGAGGCAATGTGACGATATCCACCACCATAATTACCATG ATTTTTATGATGAACGAATTTTGATTACAAATCAAGCCGACATAGATAATTGTGTCCTTTACGAAAATCAAGAGAAAGAGACAACTTCAACAAATGAAGAACGTCTTTCAG GTGATGAATCTTCACATAACCATGATTGGAGTAGTGATTGCTCTATAGATGTGAGAGttagaacattatatattagtTCTCCTATCTTGGCTGCTAAAAGTCCTTTCTTCTATAAG CTTTTCTCAAATGGGATGAAGGAGTCAGAACAGACACATGTTACAATAAGAATTAATGCCAGTG AGGAAGCAGCAGTGGTGGACCTTCTAAACTTTATGTACACTAATATGTTAAGCGCTTCTTCAGCAACTGCACTGTTGGATGTGTTAATGGCTGCAGACAAATTTGAAGTTGCTTCATGCATGAGATACTGTAGTCAATTATTACGAAACATGCCAATGACATCTGAGTCTGCGTTGCTTTACCTTGAGCTCCCTTTTACTCTCTTAATGGCCGATGCAGTTCAACCTTTGACTCATGCAGCAAGGCAGTATCTTGCTTCAATATATAAAGATATATTAAA GTTCCAAGAAGAGGTCATGAGCTTGCCCCTAGTCGGAATAGAGGCAATTCTATCAAGTGATGATCTACAAATAACATCAGAGGATGCCCTATACGACATCGTTTTAAAGTGGGCTAGAAGCCAGTATCCAGATCCAGAAGAGAGGAAACACGTGCTTAGCACGCGCCTTGCACGCTTAATCCGTTTCCCTTACATGTCATGCAGAAAGCTAAAGAAGGTCTTATGTTGCAACGAAATGGAGCGAGAAATTGCGACGAAGCTTGTATTCGAAGCACTGTTCTTCAAGGCGGAGGCTCCACATCAGCAACGGATTCTAGTGGAGTCAGCGTCAGCTAGCAAGGGCAGTAACATGTTGGCGGAGCGGGCATATAAATACCGTCCGTTGAGGGTGTTGGAATTCGAGGCTCCAAGGCAGCAATGCATGGTTTACTTGGATCTGAAGCGAGAGGAGTGTGCGAATTTGTTCCCATCCGGTAGGGTTTATTCTCAGGCTTTCCACCTGGGTGGACAAGGGTTTTTCCTCTCGGCGCATTGCAACATGGACCAGGAAAGCTCGTTCCATTGCTTTGGATTATTCCTTGGAATGCAAGAAAAAGGGTCAATCAGCTCCGTTGACTATGAATTTGCGGTGAGGTGTAGGCCCACGGATGAGTTTGTAAGCAAGTATAAAGGGAATTATACGTTCACTGGGGGAAAGGCAGTTGGCTATAGGAACTTGTTTGCCATTCCATggacttccttcatggctgacGATTGTCTATATTTCATTAATGATGTGCTCCATCTTAGAGCTGAGCTCACTATTAGGCAAAACCATTCACTTCACTCTACTTAA
- the LOC130967626 gene encoding exosome complex component RRP41 homolog, translating to MEYVSPEGLRLDGRRPMEMRQIRAEIGAVSRADGSAIFEMGNTKVVAAVYGPREVQNRSQQMSDQALIRCEYSMANFSTGDRKRKPKGDRRSTEISMVIRQTMEACIMTHLMPRSQIDIYVQVLQADGGTRSACINAATLALSDAGIPMCDLVTSCSAGYLNSTPLLDLNYVEDSAGGPDVTVGILPKLDKVTLLQMDSKLPIDILENVMQLATEGCKAVANYIREILLENTKQLEYRRGV from the exons ATGGAGTATGTGAGCCCTGAAGGACTTCGCTTGGACGGTCGCCGCCCCATGGAGATGCGGCAAATTCGAGCCGAGATTGGTGCTGTTTCCAGAGCTGATGG TTCTGCTATTTTTGAGATGGGTAACACCAAAGTGGTTGCTGCTGTATATGGCCCCAGAGAG GTCCAAAATAGGAGCCAGCAAATGAGTGACCAGGCTTTg ATTCGATGTGAGTACAGCATGGCTAACTTTAGCACTGGAGATCGCAAGAGGAAACCAAAGGGTGACAG GAGATCAACTGAAATTTCTATGGTTATTCGACAGACTATGGAAGCATGCATAATGACACATTTAATGCCTCGTTCCCAG ATAGATATTTATGTCCAAGTTCTCCAAGCAGATGGTG GAACTAGATCTGCATGTATCAATGCTGCAACTTTGGCCCTTTCTGATGCTGGGATCCCCATGTGTGATCTTGTAACTTCATGTAGTGCTGGATACCTTAATAGCACCCCTTTGCTTG ATTTGAACTACGTAGAAGACAGTGCTGGAGGTCCTGATGTAACTGTTGGAATTCTGCCAAAGTTggataaagtgacacttcttcAG ATGGATTCTAAACTACCGATTGACATTTTGGAAAATGTTATGCAACTGGCAACTGAAGGCTGCAAAGCAGTTGCAAATTACATCCGTGAA ATTCTATTGGAGAACACAAAGCAACTGGAGTATCGACGGGGTGTATAA
- the LOC130965854 gene encoding uncharacterized protein LOC130965854 yields the protein MASEEESFLVLVHCSGKIKRSKKYGVKVTDREPLSVFISPSSTLSDVKNSILQKFGVFGSKWVKNLFYKIPIAVVSTGVKYDTFVLAADEDIRVLFHCVGVFRRSKYTSRMQSWRLVSIVLGHQLRFIARLPRAQAFEVDTGGGMIHDVQGFEEPDRVENAMRDDDSDQELVDIIGNSDDDTGANPHTQHRPSSSGIQQYPPHFSTLNLEALGQQADGGATIGSSSTEFQIGQSFQNKDEAVLSVK from the exons ATGGCAAGTGAGGAAGAGAGTTTTCTTGTCTTAGTGCATTGCTCTgggaaaattaaaagaagcaaaaaatatGGTGTGAAGGTCACTGACAGAGAACCATTGAGTGTATTCATCAGTCCATCAAGCACTTTGTCAGATGTAAAGAACAGCATCTTGCAGAAATTTGGGGTATTTGGGAGCAAGTGGGTGAAGAATctattctacaagattcccATCGCAGTTGTCTCGACCGGTGTTAAGTATGATACGTTTGTGCTAGCGGCTGATGAAGATATCAGGGTTCTATTTCATTGTGTCGGAGTTTTCCGGAGGTCAAAATACACGAGCCGTATGCAAAGTTGGAGGTTGGTGTCAATAGTTCTGGGGCATCAGCTCCGGTTCATAGCTCGACTGCCGCGGGCG CAGGCATTTGAGGTGGATACCGGTGGTGGCATGATTCATGATGTTCAAGGCTTCGAAGAACCTGATCGAGTAGAGAATGCAATGCGGGATGATGACTCTGACCAAGAGCTTGTAGATATCATTGGGAACAGCGATGATGACACAGGTGCCAATCCACATACACAGCACAGGCCTTCAAGTTCTGGCATACAGCAGTACCCTCCACACTTCTCCACTCTAAACTTGGAGGCTCTAGGTCAACAGGCGGACGGAGGTGCTACAATTGGGAGTTCTTCTACAGAATTTCAGATTGGACAATCATTCCAGAATAAAGATGAAGCAGTTCTGAGTGTCAAATGA